A portion of the Oncorhynchus clarkii lewisi isolate Uvic-CL-2024 chromosome 27, UVic_Ocla_1.0, whole genome shotgun sequence genome contains these proteins:
- the LOC139386214 gene encoding TNF receptor-associated factor 4-like, protein MPGFDYKFLEKPKRRFQCPLCSKAMREPVQVSTCGHRFCDTCLQEFLSEGVFKCPEDQLPLDYAKIYPDPELEQQILALPIRCIHSEEGCRWTGQMMQLQGHFSTCAFNVIPCPNRCSIKLTRRDLPDHLQHDCPKRKVKCEFCGNEFTGEAYENHQGICPQESVYCENKCGARMMRRLLSQHSLAECPKRTQPCKYCGKEFVFDTIQNHQYHCPRFPVACPNQCGTPNIAREDLANHVKENCNSALILCPFKDAGCKHRCPKLAIGRHLEDTTKSHLTMMCSLVGRQRQEILELRREMEELSVSNDGVLIWKLSDYSRKLQEAKLRNNHEFFSPPFYTHRYGYKLQVSAFLNGNGSGEGSHLSIYIRVLPGEYDNLLEWPFSYKVTFSIMDQSDPSLSKPQHITETFNPDPNWKNFQKPCSTRNSLDESTLGFGYPKFISHEEIKKRNYVRDNSIFLKASIEIPQKIMA, encoded by the exons TGAGGGGGTCTTCAAGTGCCCAGAGGACCAGCTGCCCCTGGACTATGCCAAG ATCTACCCTGACCCAGAGCTAGAGCAGCAGATCCTGGCTCTACCCATCCGCTGCATCCACAGTGAGGAGGGCTGTCGCTGGACAGGACAGATGATGCAGCTCCAG GGCCACTTCTCCACCTGCGCCTTCAATGTGATCCCCTGCCCCAACCGCTGCTCTATCAAGCTGACGCGCCGTGACCTGCCCGACCACCTGCAGCACGACTGCCCCAAGCGCAAGGTCAAGTGCGAGTTCTGCGGCAACGAGTTCACCGGGGAGGCCTATgag AACCACCAGGGTATTTGTCCCCAGGAGAGTGTGTACTGTGAGAATAAGTGTGGTGCGCGGATGATGCGCCGCCTCCTGTCCCAGCACAGTCTGGCTGAGTGTCCCAAACGCACGCAGCCCTGCAAGTACTGTGGCAAGGAGTTTGTCTTCGACACCATCCAG AACCATCAGTACCACTGCCCTCGGTTTCCAGTTGCATGCCCAAACCAGTGTGGGACCCCCAACATTGCCCGGGAGGACTTGGCCAATCACGTGAAGGAGAACTGTAACAGTGCCCTCATCCTCTGCCCCTTCAAAGATGCTGGCTGCAAACACAGG TGCCCAAAACTAGCGATCGGTCGTCACCTGGAGGACACGACCAAGTCCCACCTGACCATGATGTGCAGCCTGGTGGGGCGCCAGCGGCAGGAGATCCTGGAGCTgcggagggagatggaggagctgtcagtcagcaacGATGGAGTGCTCATCTGGAAGCTCAGCGACTACTCCCGGAAACTCCAGGAGGCCAAGCTCCGGAACAACCATGAGTTCTTCAGCCCGCCCTTCTATACCCATCGCTATGGCTACAAGTTGCAGGTGTCTGCGTTTCTCAATGGTAATGGCAGTGGGGAGGGCTCGCACCTGTCCATCTACATCCGGGTACTGCCAGGGGAGTACGACAACCTGCTTGAGTGGCCCTTCTCCTACAAGGTGACCTTCTCCATCATGGACCAGAGTGACCCGTCGCTGTCCAAGCCCCAACACATTACAGAGACCTTCAATCCTGACCCCAACTGGAAGAACTTCCAGAAGCCGTGCAGCACCCGCAACTCGCTGGACGAGAGCACCCTGGGCTTTGGCTACCCCAAGTTCATCTCCCACGAAGAGATCAAGAAGAGGAACTATGTCAGAGACAACTCCATCTTCCTCAAGGCTTCCATAGAGATCCCCCAGAAAATTATGGCCTGA